The nucleotide sequence GTCGAAGCCGCACGCGCCTGCGGCGAGAGCCATTTTTCGGTGGTGCTGCGCTTCCTGCTGCCGAACATCCTGCCGGCGATGGCGGTGCAGATCTCGCTCAATCTCGGCTGGGCCATCCTCAATGCTGCCGGCCTGTCCTTCATCGGCCTCGGCGTCAAGCCGCCGACGCCGGAATGGGGCATCATGGTCGCGGAAGGCGCGCGCTTCATCTCGACCGGGCGCTGGTGGCTGGTGGCCTTTCCGGGCCTCGCGCTGATGATGGCGGTGTTGTGCTTCAATCTCCTCGGCGACGGGATGCGGGACATTCTCGATCCCCGGATGCGCACATGAGCGAGGAGCTGCTGGGGATCAACGACCTCTACGTCGCGTTCTCGACGCGGCGCGGCATGGTCGAGGCCGTGCGCGGCGTGACGCTCTCCGTCAACAAGGGCGAGATGCTCGGCCTCGTCGGCGAGAGCGGCTCGGGCAAATCGGTCACCGGCTTTGCGACCACGCGGCTGCTGGATGCGGCCGGGCGCGTCACCGGCGGAAAAATCCTGTTTCGCGGGCAGGATGTGACGAAGCTCCGGGGCGATGACCTCCGTCAGCTCCAGGGCGCTGCCATGTCCATGATCTTCCAGAATCCGCGGGCGGCACTGAACCCGATCCGTGCGATCGGGTTGCAGATCGCGGACGCGATCCTCACCCACAAGCGGATATCGAAAGACGCCGCGCGCGCCGAGGCGCTGGACCTGCTGCGCGCCGTCCAGATCCGAGATCCCGAAACCCGGATGAATGCCTATCCGCACGAGCTTTCGGGCGGCATGTGCCAGCGCGTCATGATCGCGATCGCGATCTCCTGCAATCCCGCGCTGCTGATCGCGGACGAGCCGACCACCGGCCTCGACGTCACCACGCAGAAGGTGGTGATGGATCTGCTCGCAGATATTGCTGCCGCGCGCGGCATGGCGACGATCCTGATCACGCATGACCTCGGGCTCGCCGCCCGCTATTGCCGCCGCATCGCCGTGATGGAGCGCGGCCGCATCGTCGAGGAGGCGAGCCCCAAGGCGCTCTTCAGCGCGCCGCAGCACGCGTATACGAGGCGCCTCGTGGCGGCATCGCCGACAGCGACGTCCCGGATCGAGGATCTCGTCACGGAGGAGGAGCGGGAGCGCCACGCGGCCGTTATCAGCAAGCCCCGACAAGAGCTTCCGCACGGCACGCCGCCGCTGCTGGAGGTCCGCAAGCTCGCCAAGCGTTTTGATGAGGGCTCCGCGGCGGTAGCGGATTTTTCCATGACGATGGCCGGCGGCGAGAGCGTCGGGCTCGTCGGCGAGTCCGGTTCCGGCAAGAGCACGACGTCGCGGATGATCTGCCGGCTGATCGATCCGAGCGAAGGCGACATCGTGTTCGACGGGCAGTCGATCGGTCATGTCGCATCGCGCGACTTTCATCGCTCGCCCTTGCGCAAGGACATCCAGATGGTCTTCCAGGACCCGAACGAGAGCCTCAACCCGCGCTTTGCGGCGTTCGACTGCATCGCCCATCCCCTGATGCGGCTCGGCGGCCTGCGTGCGGGCGACGCGCTGCGCAAGCGAGTGGAAGAGTGTGCAGAGCGGGTGGGCCTGCCGCTGGACCTCTTGCCGCGCTTTCCGCACCAGCTTTCCGGCGGCCAGAAGGCCCGCGTCGGCATCGCCCGCGCCATCGCCTGCCGGCCGCGGCTTCTCGTGCTGGACGAGCCGACCGCCGCGCTCGACGTCTCCGTGCAGGCGGTGGTGCTGCAACTGCTCGATCGTCTCAGGCGCGAGAACGACATCGCGCTGCTGTTCGTCAGCCACGACCTCAACGTCGTCCGCATGCTCTGCGACCGCACCATCGTGCTGCGCAACGGCGGCATCGTGGAGCAGGGGGAGAGCCGGGCGCTGTTCGATAATCCGAAAACCGACTACACGCGCAAGCTGGTCGAGGCGATCCCCCATATCGAGACCGGGCCGGCATTGGTGGCCGCGCTTTGACGGCCTGGCGGACCAAAATGATGGTGAGATCCCGCTGGCGAAGGCCCTATTAGTGGCATACCATTTGCACGCCAATGGGCTCTGGTTTCACCTGCCTTTGGCCAACGATGGCCGGTATCACGGCATTACTGGGAGGACGTCATGGATCGCAGGACCGTATTGAAGGGGCTGGCCGGCGCAGGCGGTCTGGCATTGTCGGGCGGCCTCTCGGCCCCGGCGATCGCACAGGGCGCTTCGGCCCGCACGCTGCGCTTCGTGCCGCAGGCCAATCTCGCCAATTTCGACCCCATCTGGGGCACGCAATACGTCGTGCGCAATGCCGCCGCGCTGGTCTGGGATACGCTTTACGGCATCGACGCGAAGCTTCAGCCGCAGCGTCAGATGGTCGAGTCCGAGGAGACCTCGGACGACGGCAAGACCTGGACGTTCAAGCTGCGCCCGGGCCTCAAATTCCATGATGGCGAGCCGGTGCTCAGCAAGGACGTCGTCGCGAGCCTGTCGCGCTGGGCCGCGCGCGATCCGATGGGCCTGATGATCATTGCGATCCAGCAGGAATTGACCGCCGTCGACGACCGCACCTTCAAATGGGTCTTGAAGCAGCCCTTCCCGAAAATGCTCTACGCGCTCGCCAAGAACAACGCGCCGTGCTCTTTCATCATGCCCGAGCGCATCGCGAAGACCGATCCGTTCAAGCAGATCACCGAGTATGTCGGCTCTGGGCCGATGAAGTTCGCCAAGAGTGAATGGGTCCCCGGCGCCAAGTCGGTGTTCGAGAAATTTGCCGATTACGTGCCGCGGCAGGAGAAGGCGTCGTGGCTGGCCGGTGGCAAGCAGATCCTGGTCGATCGCGTCGAGTGGCTGGTGATGCCGGATCCCGCCACTGCGGCCGCGGCCTTGCAGAACGGTGAGGTTGACTGGTGGGAGAATCCGATCGCCGATCTCGTGCCCGTGCTGAAGAAGAACAAGAACATCAGCGTCGATATCGGCGATCCCCTTGGCAATATCGGCTCGTTCCGCATGAACCATCTGTTCGCGCCGTTTAACGACGTGCGGGCAAGGCGCGCGGTGCTGATGGCGCTGAGCCAGGAAGACTATATGCGCGCGATCGTCGGTGACGACGACGCGCTATGGAAGTCGCTGCCGGGCTTCTTCACGCCGGACACCCCGCTCTACAGCGACATGGGCGGCGAAATTCTCAAGGGCAAGCGCGATTTCGACGCGGCCAAGAAGCTGCTCGCCGAGAGCGGCTATTCCGGCCAGCCGGTGACGTGCCTCGTTGCGCAGGATCAGCCGATCACCAAGGCGCAGGGCGACGTCACCGCCGACCTGCTCAAGAAGCTCGGTATGAATGTCGACTTCGTCGCGACCGACTGGGGCACGGTCGGCTCCCGCCGCGCGGCAAAGACGCCGCCGGGCCAGGGCGGCTGGAATATGTTCCACAGCTGGCATGCCGGCGCCGACTGCATCACGCCGGCCGCCTACACCGCCATCCGCGCCAATGGTGACAAGGCCTGGTTCGGCTGGCCCAACAGCCCGAATACCGAGAAGGAGATCACGTCCTGGTTCGACGCCAAGAATCTCGACGAAGAGAAGGCGGCGATCGGGCGGGTCAACAAGGCGGCGATCGAGGACGTCGTCTATGCGCCGACCGGCTTCTTCCTGACCTACACGGCCTGGCGCAAGAACGTCTCCGGCATCACCAAGGGGCCGCTGCCGTTCTTCTGGGGCGTGACGAAGTCCGCATGATCGTGCGTTGAGGCCAGATGCTCTCCTACATCCTCCGTCGCATCGTCGCGACCTTGCCAGTGATGGCGATCGTCGCGCTGTTCGTGTTCAGCCTGCTCTACATCGCGCCGGGTGATCCCGCCGTGGTGATCGCGGGCGACCAGGCAAGCCCGGAGGATGTGGAGCGCATTCGCCAGAGTCTCGGCCTCGACCGGCCCTTCCTGATCCAGTTCGGAAGCTGGGTCTGGCGCATCCTGCACGGCGATCTCGGGACCTCGATCTTCACCAATTTGCCGGTCTCGACCATGATCGGGCAGCGGTTGGGGCCGACGCTGTCGCTGATGATCATCACGCTGCTGCTCACGATCGTGGTCGCGGTGCCGCTCGGCGTGGTGGCGGCGTGGAAGGCCGGCAGCCTGATCGACCGGGCCATCATGGCCTTCGCCGTGTTCGGCTTCTCGCTGCCGGTGTTCGTGGTCGGTTACATGCTCGCCTATATCTTCGCGCTCGAGCTCGAGTGGCTTCCGGTGCAGGGCTATACGCCGCTCACGCAGGGCTTCTGGCCGTGGCTGGAAAACCTGATCCTGCCGGCGATCGCACTCGGCTGCGTCTACATCGCGCTGGTCGCGCGCATCACCCGCGCCACCATGCTCGAAGTCCTGCAGCAGGACTATATCCGCACGGCGCGCGCCAAGGGCATGGGGCAGGGCGGCATCCTGTTCATCCACGCGCTCAAGAACGCGGCGGTGCCGATCGTGACCGTGATCGGGATCGGCATCGCGCTCCTGATCGGCGGCGCGGTCGTGACCGAAAGCGTGTTCGCGATCCCCGGCCTCGGCCGGCTCACGATCGACGCGATCCTGCGCCGCGACTATCCCGTCATCCAGGGCATCGTGCTGCTGTTCAGCTTCGTCTACGTCCTCGTCAATTTGATGATCGACGTCATCTATACGCTCGTTGACCCGAGGATCCGCTATTGACCGATATGACCGTCAACCCGCAAGCATTGCCGGCCGGCTTCGTTCTCGCGCCGCAACTGCCTGAAATCCAGCGGCCGGTCACGATCCGCCGCGGCTTCATTGGTCTCTTGCGCGGCCATCCCACGGTCGCGATCGGCGGTGCACTGCTGCTGACGCTGGTTCTGATTGCGGTCTTTGCGCCGTATCTATGGACGGTCGATCCGACGGCACTTGCGCCGGCCAAGCGGACACGCGCGCCGTCCGCGCTTTACTGGTTCGGCACCGACGTGCTGGGCCGCGACATCTATTCGCGCGTGATGTTCGGCGCCCGCGTCTCGCTCACGGTCGGCCTGTCGGTTGCGATCCTCGCGTCCGCGGCGGGTCTGGCGATCGGCATCGTCTCCGGCTTCGTCCGCTGGGCCGACGGCATCCTGATGCGCTTCATGGACGGCTTGATGTCGATTCCGCCGATCCTGCTGGCGATCGCGCTGATGGCGCTCACGCGCGGCAGCGTCGGCAACGTCATCCTGGCCATCACCATCGCCGAGATCCCGAGGGTTTCTCGTCTTGTCCGTAGTGTGGTGCTGTCGCTGCGCGAGCAGCCCTATGTGGACGCGGCCGTGGCCTGCGGCACGCGCACGCCGATGATCATCTTGCGCCATATCCTGCCCAACACGCTGGCGCCGATGCTGGTGCAGGCGACTTACATCTGCGCCAGCGCCATGATCACGGAGGCGATCCTGTCTTTCATCGGTGCGGGCACGCCGCCGACCATTCCGTCCTGGGGCAACATCATGGCCGAGGGCCGCGCGCTGTGGCAGGTCAAGCCCTACATCGTGTTCTTCCCGGCGGCGTTCCTCTCCGTCACCGTGCTCGCGGTGAATCTGCTCGGCGACGGCCTTCGCGATGCGCTCGATCCGCGCATGGCCAAGAGCCTCTGATGCTGCGAGGCTGATCGTGATGGCATTGCTCGAAGTCGAGAACCTCCAGACCCATTTCCGCACCCCCGGCGGCATCAACCGCGCGGTGGACGGCGTGTCCTTTCAGGTCAACGAAGGCGAGACGCTCGCCATCGTCGGTGAGTCCGGCTGCGGCAAGTCGGTGACCTCGATGTCCTTGATGCGGCTGATCCCGGAGCCGCCGGGCAAGATCGCAGGCACGATCCGCTTTGCGGGCCGGGACCTGCTGCAACTGTCCGATCGCGAGATGCGCGCCATTCGCGGCAACGACATCTCGATGATCTTTCAGGAGCCGATGACGAGCCTCAACCCGGTCCTGACCGTCGGCCGCCAGATCCGCGAGACGCTGATGATCCATCAGGGCCTCGACCAGGCGGCCGCCGAGGCGCACGCGATCGAGATGCTGACGCTGGTCGGCATTCCCGAGCCGAAGCGGCGCGTGCGCGAATATCCGCACCAGCTCTCCGGCGGCATGCGCCAGCGCGTCATGATCGCCATCGCGCTCGCCTGCAATCCAAAACTCCTGATTGCGGACGAGCCGACCACCGCGCTCGACGTGACGATCCAGGCGCAGATCCTGAAGCTGATGCTGGGCCTGAAGCAGCGGGTCGGCGCCGCCATCATCCTGATCACCCACGATCTCGGCGTCGTCGCCGAGATCGCCGAGCGCGTCATGGTGATGTATGCCGGCCGCAAGGTCGAGGAGGCGCCGGTGGCCGAGCTGTTTCGCTCGCCGCGGCATCCCTATACGCAGGGCCTGCTCGGCGCCGTGCCACGCCTAGGTTCCTCGCTGACAGGCACCGCGCGGCGTCTGGCTGAGATTCCCGGGCAGGTACCCGATCTCCGCAAGCCGATCATCGGCTGCGTCTTCGCCGGTCGCTGCGCGCTCGCGACAGATCTCTGCCGCCAATATGCGCCGGGGCTCGAAGAAAAGGGCCCACGCCACGTCGCCGCCTGCCACTATGCTGCCAAGGGGGCCGTCGCGGCATGAGTCCTCCGCTGCTCCAGGTCAACGACCTCAAGAAGCATTTTCCGGTCAACAGGGGCCTGTTCGGGCGCAAGTCCGAATGGGTCTATGCCGTCGACGGCGTCTCCTTCGAGATCGCGAAGGGCGAGACGTTGTCGCTGGTCGGCGAGTCTGGCTGCGGCAAGTCGACGGTCGGCCGTGCGATCCTGCGGCTGTTCGACATCACCGCGGGGCAGGTCATTCTCGACGGCCAGCGGATCGACGACGCCGCGCCGAGCACGATGCGCCAGATGCGCCGCCGCGTTCAGGTGGTGTTCCAGGACCCGTTCTCGAGCCTCAATCCGCGCATGCGCGTGCGCGACATCCTGGCCGAGCCGATCCGCAATTTCGGCCTCGCGAAGTCCGCGGCCGATCTCGAAACGCGCGTCACGGCACTTATGGACACGGTGCGGCTGCCGCGCGAGGCGCTCAACCGCAGGCCGCACGAATTCTCCGGCGGCCAGCGTCAGCGCATCGGCATCGCGCGGGCGCTCGCGGCCGAGCCCGAGCTGATCGTCTGCGACGAGGCCGTCTCCGCGCTCGACGTCTCGGTCAAGGCGCAGATCGTCAATCTCTTGCAGGATCTCCAGCGCGAGTTCGGCCTCGCGCTGCTGTTCATCAGCCATGACCTTGCGATCGTCGAGCACATGACCCACCGCGTTGCGGTGATGTATCTCGGCAAGATCGTCGAAGTGGCGCCGCGACAGGAGATCTTTGCTGCGCCAAAGCATCCCTACACCAGGGCGTTGCTCTCGGCCGTGCCACTGCCCGAGCCCGGTGCCCACCGCAACCCGATCATCCTCAAGGGCGACGTGCCGAGCCCAATCAATCCGCCGAAGGGATGCCGCTTCCACACCCGTTGCCCGCTCGTCTTCGACCGCTGCCGCACCGAGGAGCCGGTGCTGCGTGCAACCGGACCCGAGCAGTGGGTGGCGTGTCACCTCGAGGACGGCGCGGCGGCGATGAGCGGATAGTCCTCTGTGCTTGCGTCGGGTCTGGATGGAGGGGAGCAGCGGCAATTTGCGATGATGCCATTCTGCTCCTGTTTTGCCCGACGAGTCAAAACCACCCGCGACGCAAAATTCGTCAGCAAAAACAACCCCCGTTCTACTGTGCATGGGGTTGTTTTCGCATTTTTAGTTTGGCCGCGTTCAGCCCTGCCGGCGCAGGAAGCCCGTGATCGTGACCTTCTCCCAGATGCCGGCCGCCGCAAACGGATCGGCACGGTTGAAGGCTTCGACCTCGCTGCGGCCCGGCGCCTCGATCAGGAACAGGCTGCCGATCATGGTCGCGCCGTCGTCGGAGACGAGCGGCCCCGACATCACGATCTTGACGCCGAAGCGCGAAGTATCGCTGAGGAAGGCCTTGTGGGCGTCGTAATTGGCAAGCCGGGTCGGCAGCGCGCCGGCGCGGTCGAGCGCGTGAATGGCGAACAGCATGGTGTCTCCGTTTCTTGGCGTCGTTCTTGGGACGGCCGCGCGTGCGGCCGTCCGGTCCTGACGTGATTGGTGTGTTTACTTGGCGCTGAGCTTGCCCGCGTCCTCGAAGGTCGGGCACGTCCGCTGCTCCAGCGGCACGTCGAACGGCTGGTAATTGTCCTTGGTGATGACGGTCGGCTTCAGCACGATCTCGTTGATCACGGGCTGATTGCGCAAGCTGCGGATCGCCATCATGGTGCCGAGGCAGCCTTGCGCAAATCCGTTGTAGTCGCCGCTTGCGAGCAGCTTGCCGGACTTGATCGCGTCGATCGCCTCCTTGGTGCCGTTGATGCCGATCACCTGGGCTTTCCGGTTGGCGCCGTCGAGCGCCTCGATCGCGCCGACCGCCATGGCGTCGTTGGCCGCGAGAACGCCGTCGATCTGCGAATTCGACTGCATCAGGTTTTCCATCACCTGGAGCGCCTGGAGCCGCTGATAGTTACCCGGCTGCGAGGCCAGCAGCTTGGCGCCCGTGTTCTCCTTCAGCGCGTCGTTGAAGCCGCGGACGCGGTCGACATTGGTCAGCGAGCCCTTGACGCCCTCGATGATGACGATGTTGCCCTTGCCGCCCAGCGCCTTGAGCAGGAAGCGCGCGGTCTCGAGCCCGAGGCTGTAATCGTCGGCGCCGACGAAGGAGAGGAACTTGCCGCCGGCGGAGCGGTCGGTGATGTTGACGACCGGGATCTTGGCCTCGTTGATCTTCTCGACGCCCGGCACCATTGCCTTGTAGTCGACCGGCGTGAACACGATCGCGCTCGGCTTCTTCACCACGACGTCCTCGATCTGGCTGAGTTGCTCGGGGATCGAGTCCGGCTTGGTCGGGATGTATTGCAGGGTCTTGGCGTTCAGCGTCTTCGCCATGTTGTCGGCGCCGACCCGCACGGTCTGGAAGAACGGGTTGGTCTGGTTCTTGGTGAAGACGGCTATGGTCTCGCCGTCGGCGCGCGCTTGCGTGGCGAGAGCCGCGGCCATCAGTAGCGGTAGCGTCAGGTAACCCAGTATCTGTTTCATGTTGCCTCCATCCCTCATTTTGCTTGTTTGAACTCTAGAACTCATTGCGCGCGCCGGCGGGTCTTCATGTCGAGCCAGACCGCGAGAATGACGATGATGCCTGTCACCAGCGGCTGCCAGTTGGCGCTGACCGACAAGAGATTCATGCCGTTCAGCACCAGCGTCAGGATCAGCGCGCCGATGAAGGTACCGAACACGGTGCCGACACCACCGAACAGCGAGGTGCCGCCGATCAGCACGGCCGCGATCGCTGGCAGCGTCAGGCTTTCGCCGATGTCGGCCTCGGCCGAGTTCAGCCGCGACAGGAAGATGATCGAGGCAAGCCCCGCCATGGTGCCGGAGACCGCATAGACCAGCAGCAGGCGGCGCGCGACCGGAATGCCGGACAGGCGCGCGGCGACCGGATTGGCGCCGATCGCATAGATCTCCTGGCCCCAGATCGTGCGCTGCGCAAACAACGTTCCGATTCCGAGGAAGACCAGCAGCAGGTAGACCGGGATCGGCAGCCCGAACAAATAGCCGCTGCCGATCTGGCGGAAGCCCGCGGGGAAGCCGTGCAGCGTTTCGCCCGCCATGTACCAGTAAGTCAGGCCGTTCAGCACCCAGAGCATGCCGTAGGTGGCGATGAAGGAGGGGATGCGCAGCGCGGTCACCATCACGCCGTTGAGGAGCCCGACGATGCCGCCGCAGGCAAGCCCGGTGAGGATGCCGAGCGCCGGCGAGCCGGTCTTGTGGATCACGGTGCCGGCGATGCAGGCGGACAGCGCGACATTGGCGCCGACGGAGAGATCGAGACCGGCGGTCAGCACCACCAGCGTCAGGCCGGAGGCGATGAAGAAGGTCAGGCTCGCTTGCCTCAGCACATTGAGGATGTTGCCGAGGCTCAGGAAGGAATCGCTGAGCACGGCGAGCACCGCGCAAATCAGCAGCGCCGCGAGCAGGCGATAGAACACCTGGATCGCATCCTGCGACAGGAACGAGCGGGGCGGCATCATGGCGTCCTTGGTGATGTCGGTCATGCGCGGCTCCTGATGCCGTCGAGGAACAGGGCGACGATGACGAGGACGCCGACGCTTGCGACCTGTACCGAGGACGGCAGTGAGATCAGGTTCAGCCCGTTGCGCAGCACGCCGACCGAGAGGACCCCCAGCACCGTGCCGAGCAGCCAGCCATTGCCGCGCTCGAACGAGGTGCCGCCGACGGCAACGGCCGCGATGGCATCGAATTCGAGGCCGAGGCCGGCGGTGGGATGGCCGGAGTTCATGCGCGCGGTCATCAACAGGCCCGCGATGCCGGCCATGGCGCCGCCGATCGCGTAAACCGCGATCAGCAGCTTGTTCGGCGAGAGGCCGGCATAGCGCAGCGCCTCGCGGTTGCCACCGAGCGCGAAGATATAGGTGCCGAAGCGGGTGTGATAGAGCAGGCCGTGGAAGGCGGCATAGGTGACGAGCGCCATCACGATCGGCACCGGAATGCCGAGCAGCGTCGCCGAATAGATGTCGCGCACGCTATGGGGGATGCCGACCACGCTCTGGCCGTCGCTGACGATCAGCGACAGGCCCTGCGCCATGCCGAGCGTGCCGAGCGTCGCGACGAAGGGCGGGATGCCGAGGATGGCGACCAGCCAGCCATTGGCGATGCCGAAGGCCGCGCCGACCAGCAGACCGGCTCCAAGGCCCAGCAGCATCGAGTGGGTCGCGAGCGACACGATGGCGACGCAGAGCGAGGTCAGCGTCAGCACCGCGCCCATCGACAGGTCCAGCCCCTCGGTCATGATGATCAGGGTCATCGGCAGCGCGAGCATGGTCAGGATGGTCGACTGCACCAGCACGTTGGAGAGGTTGGCGAGCGACAGGAAGCCGGGTGCGATCGTGCTGAAGAGCGCAATCAAGAGCGCCAGCACGATGGCAACGCCCGGAACGCGCTGCAGTGGATTGGATTGGGTAACGACCGCGGCTTCACGCATGATGCATCCCCAGTCGCACGATGTTCTCCTCGGTCAATTCGTTGCGGGTCAGATGCCCGGCGATGCGGCCCTCGCGCATCACATAGGCGCGGTCGCAGACATGGCAGATCTCGACCTGTTCGGACGAGATCATCAGCGCGGCAGCGCCTTCCGCCACCAGCCGGTCGATCAGCGCAAAGATCTCGGACTTGGCGCCGATGTCGATGCCTCGCGTCGGTTCGTCGAAGATGAAGAGTTTTGAGCCGGCCGCGAGCCATTTTCCGATCACGACCTTCTGCTGGTTGCCGCCGGAGAGCAGGCCGACGGTCTGCCGCGCGCTCGGCGTCGCGATGCGGAGCTGCCGGATCAAGCCGTCGGCGGTGCGCTGCGCGCTGCGCTGGTCGAACAGGCCGCTCGGGAACAGCTTTCGCAGCGCCGACACCACGAGATTTTCGCTCACTGAGCGCAACAGCGCGAGACCTTCGCTCTTGCGGCTCTCCGGGATCAGCGCGATGCCGCGGCGCGCGGCCAGATCAGGCTCGCCGGACATGGTCTTGCCGTCGAAGATGATCTCGCCTGACGTCACGGCGTCGGCGCCGAAGATCGCACGCGCGACCTCGCTGCGGCCGGAACCGACCAGGCCGCACAGGCCGACGATCTCGCCCCGGCGCACTTCGATGTTGATGTCGGAGATGCCAGTCGATGAACTCAGGCCCTTTACCTCGAGCAGCAGCTCGCCGGGCTTGTCGGCGAAATTGCGCGGATAGGTCATGTCGACGTTGCGGCCGACCATCATGCGGACGAGCTGGTCCGGCGTGACGTCGGCGGGACGGACGCCGTCGATGCGACGGCCGTCGCGCAGCACCGTGATGCGATCGCCGAGCGCGAACACCTCGGCCATGCGGTGCGAAATGTAGACGATGGAGACACCGTCGGCCTTCAGCCGCGCGATCAGCGCGAACAGCAGCTCGGTCTCGCGGTCGGACAGCGCCGCGGTCGGCTCGTCCATCACGAGGATGCGCGCGTTCTGGCTGATCGCCTTCGCGATCTCCACCATCTGCTGCTGCGCCACCCCTAACTTGTCGACGGTGGTGGAGGGATCGATGTCGAAGCCGATCGTCTCGAGTACGCGCCTGGCGTCGGCCAGGATCTGGCGGCGGTCGATAGTGCCGGGAATGCGGCCCTTCGGCTCACGGCCGAGGAAGATGTTCTGGGCGATGTCGAGATAGGGGACCAGCGAGAATTCCTGGAAGATCACGGCAATGCCGAGCTTCTGCGCATCCGCGGTCGAGTTGATCGCAACCTTGTCGCCCTTGCAATAGAACTCGCCGGCATCGGCGCGGTAGGCGCCGCACAGCACCTTCATCAGGCTCGACTTGCCGGCGCCGTTCTCGCCAAGCAGCATGTGGACCTCGCCGGGAAAGACGGCAAGGGACACGTCATCCAGCGCCTTGACACCCGGAAACTCCTTGCTGATGCCGCGCAGCTCGAGCAGCGGGACAGGCGAGGAGGGCTCAATGGCCAATGCGGCGTTGCTCATGCGTGCGCTCCGCTCGCAAAGATCTTTCCGGGGTTCATCAGGCCGTCGGGATCGAGTGCAGTCTTGATCGATCGCATCACATCGACAGCCTCGCCGAGTTCGTCGGCGAGGTAGTCGATCTTGCCGAGCCCGATGCCGTGCTCGCCGGTGCAGGTGCCGTCCATCGCGATGGCACGGGCGACCATGCGCGCCTGCAGCGCCTTGGCGCCTTCGGCCTCATCCGGCCGGGCGGGGTCGATCAGGATCAGCATGTGGAAATTGCCGTCGCCGACATGGCCGACGATCGGCGCCGTAAAGCCGTGCGCGTCCGCGTCCCGCCGTGTCTCGGTGAGGCATTCCGCCAGCCGCGAGATCGGCACGCAGACATCCGTGATCACGGCGCGTGCGCCGGGCCGCAGGCCCAGACCTGCATAGAGCGTGTTGTCGCGGGCGTGCCAGAGCCGGCTGCGGTCTTCCTGTGCCTTGGCCCAGGCAAAGCCATGGCCGCCATGGTCGGCGGCAATCGCCTGCGCGGCCTCGGCCTGCTCGGCAACGGACGTTTCGGAGCCGTGGAATTCGAAGAACAGGGTAGGCGCCTCGCGATAGCCGAGCTTGGCGTAGGCGTTGATGCCCCGCACCATGACGTCGTCGAGCAGCTCGATGCGGGCCACGGGGATCGCGGACTGGATCACGGAGATCGCGGTGTCGACGGCATTGTGCAGCGTATCGAAGCTGCAGACCGCCGCTGAAATGGCTTGCGGCACCGGATGCACCTTCAGCGTGATCTCGGTGATGATTCCGAGGGTGCCTTCCGCACCGACGAACATCCGTGTCAGATCGTAACCGGCCGCTGACTTGCGCGCGCGCTTCGCGGTGCGGATCACGCGGCCGTCGGCGAGCACCACCTCCAGCGCCATGACATTGTCCTTCATGGTGCCGTAGCGCACCGCCATGGTGCCGGACGCGCGCGTGGACGTCATGCCGCCGATCGAGGCGTCTGCGCCGGGATCGATCGGGAAGAACAGCCCGGTATTGCGCAGCTCCGCATTGAGCTGCTTTCGCGTGATGCCGGGCTGCACCACGACGTCCATGTCGCTGTCATGCACCGCCAGCACCTTGTTCATACGGACGAAGTCGA is from Bradyrhizobium xenonodulans and encodes:
- the nikE gene encoding nickel ABC transporter ATP-binding protein NikE, coding for MSEELLGINDLYVAFSTRRGMVEAVRGVTLSVNKGEMLGLVGESGSGKSVTGFATTRLLDAAGRVTGGKILFRGQDVTKLRGDDLRQLQGAAMSMIFQNPRAALNPIRAIGLQIADAILTHKRISKDAARAEALDLLRAVQIRDPETRMNAYPHELSGGMCQRVMIAIAISCNPALLIADEPTTGLDVTTQKVVMDLLADIAAARGMATILITHDLGLAARYCRRIAVMERGRIVEEASPKALFSAPQHAYTRRLVAASPTATSRIEDLVTEEERERHAAVISKPRQELPHGTPPLLEVRKLAKRFDEGSAAVADFSMTMAGGESVGLVGESGSGKSTTSRMICRLIDPSEGDIVFDGQSIGHVASRDFHRSPLRKDIQMVFQDPNESLNPRFAAFDCIAHPLMRLGGLRAGDALRKRVEECAERVGLPLDLLPRFPHQLSGGQKARVGIARAIACRPRLLVLDEPTAALDVSVQAVVLQLLDRLRRENDIALLFVSHDLNVVRMLCDRTIVLRNGGIVEQGESRALFDNPKTDYTRKLVEAIPHIETGPALVAAL
- a CDS encoding ABC transporter substrate-binding protein; this encodes MDRRTVLKGLAGAGGLALSGGLSAPAIAQGASARTLRFVPQANLANFDPIWGTQYVVRNAAALVWDTLYGIDAKLQPQRQMVESEETSDDGKTWTFKLRPGLKFHDGEPVLSKDVVASLSRWAARDPMGLMIIAIQQELTAVDDRTFKWVLKQPFPKMLYALAKNNAPCSFIMPERIAKTDPFKQITEYVGSGPMKFAKSEWVPGAKSVFEKFADYVPRQEKASWLAGGKQILVDRVEWLVMPDPATAAAALQNGEVDWWENPIADLVPVLKKNKNISVDIGDPLGNIGSFRMNHLFAPFNDVRARRAVLMALSQEDYMRAIVGDDDALWKSLPGFFTPDTPLYSDMGGEILKGKRDFDAAKKLLAESGYSGQPVTCLVAQDQPITKAQGDVTADLLKKLGMNVDFVATDWGTVGSRRAAKTPPGQGGWNMFHSWHAGADCITPAAYTAIRANGDKAWFGWPNSPNTEKEITSWFDAKNLDEEKAAIGRVNKAAIEDVVYAPTGFFLTYTAWRKNVSGITKGPLPFFWGVTKSA
- a CDS encoding ABC transporter permease — its product is MLSYILRRIVATLPVMAIVALFVFSLLYIAPGDPAVVIAGDQASPEDVERIRQSLGLDRPFLIQFGSWVWRILHGDLGTSIFTNLPVSTMIGQRLGPTLSLMIITLLLTIVVAVPLGVVAAWKAGSLIDRAIMAFAVFGFSLPVFVVGYMLAYIFALELEWLPVQGYTPLTQGFWPWLENLILPAIALGCVYIALVARITRATMLEVLQQDYIRTARAKGMGQGGILFIHALKNAAVPIVTVIGIGIALLIGGAVVTESVFAIPGLGRLTIDAILRRDYPVIQGIVLLFSFVYVLVNLMIDVIYTLVDPRIRY
- a CDS encoding ABC transporter permease, with product MTDMTVNPQALPAGFVLAPQLPEIQRPVTIRRGFIGLLRGHPTVAIGGALLLTLVLIAVFAPYLWTVDPTALAPAKRTRAPSALYWFGTDVLGRDIYSRVMFGARVSLTVGLSVAILASAAGLAIGIVSGFVRWADGILMRFMDGLMSIPPILLAIALMALTRGSVGNVILAITIAEIPRVSRLVRSVVLSLREQPYVDAAVACGTRTPMIILRHILPNTLAPMLVQATYICASAMITEAILSFIGAGTPPTIPSWGNIMAEGRALWQVKPYIVFFPAAFLSVTVLAVNLLGDGLRDALDPRMAKSL
- a CDS encoding ABC transporter ATP-binding protein; the protein is MALLEVENLQTHFRTPGGINRAVDGVSFQVNEGETLAIVGESGCGKSVTSMSLMRLIPEPPGKIAGTIRFAGRDLLQLSDREMRAIRGNDISMIFQEPMTSLNPVLTVGRQIRETLMIHQGLDQAAAEAHAIEMLTLVGIPEPKRRVREYPHQLSGGMRQRVMIAIALACNPKLLIADEPTTALDVTIQAQILKLMLGLKQRVGAAIILITHDLGVVAEIAERVMVMYAGRKVEEAPVAELFRSPRHPYTQGLLGAVPRLGSSLTGTARRLAEIPGQVPDLRKPIIGCVFAGRCALATDLCRQYAPGLEEKGPRHVAACHYAAKGAVAA